A portion of the Musa acuminata AAA Group cultivar baxijiao chromosome BXJ1-1, Cavendish_Baxijiao_AAA, whole genome shotgun sequence genome contains these proteins:
- the LOC135594457 gene encoding splicing factor U2af large subunit B-like isoform X2 has protein sequence MSASDRRRESRSGGGGRDRIAFEERESHRERNSHGSIREKLKMSERSRDRENEGSRDKERDWDREKERDSSRLGRKERGQDREKERNRDRRRDYERGRSTNDERGRDKFDEWDRFHNRDNDRQKYDIEKEKRQKHRSRSRSKDRFSKRTKSRSPSPSKSKRTSGFDMAPLGVSDTAIAGSLPVVPQLVTGTLPTMLPVATHQIGSIALMPAQAVTQQATRHARRVYVGGLPPMANEQTIATFFSHVMSAIGGNAAGPGDAVVNVYINHEKKFAFVEMRSVEEASNAMALDGIIFEGVPVKVRRPTDYNPSLAATLGPSQPSPHLNLAAVGLLPSAIGGSEGPDRVFVGGLPYYFTDAQIRELLESFGPLRGFDLVKDRDTGNSKGYGFCVYQDPSVTDIACAALNGLKMGEKTLTVRRATASMGQMKPEQELILQQAHEHIAIQKLALQSGGASHFQGFALNAIISAEPPTKVVCLTEVVSVDELRDEEVYKEILEDMREESEKFGSLINLVIPRPGPTGEAISGVGKVFLEYANVTDSARAKVSLHGRRFGENVVSATYYSEEKFATGDYDAMVVA, from the exons ATGTCCGCCTCTGATCGCCGCCGCGAGAGCAGGTCCGGAGGTGGAGGACGCGATCGGATCGCCTTCGAGGAGAGAGAATCCCATCGCGAG CGCAATTCTCATGGATCAATACGGGAGAAGCTAAAGATGAGTGAGAGAAGTCGAGATAGGGAAAATGAAGGCAGTCGAGataaagagagagattgggaccgAGAGAAGGAAAGAGATAGTAGTCGACTTGGAAGAAAGGAGAGAGGTCAGGatcgagagaaagaaagaaatcggGATCGACGTAGGGACTATGAAAGAGGTAGAAGCACAAATGATGAGAGAGGAAGGGACAAATTTGATGAATGGGATCGCTTCCACAACCGTGATAATGATCG GCAGAAATATGAtattgaaaaggagaaaagacaaAAACATAGGTCACGCTCACGTTCAAAGGATAGATTCAGCAAGAGGACTAAGTCTCGATCACCTTCTCCTTCTAAAAG TAAGCGTACAAGTGGTTTTGACATGGCTCCTCTTGGTGTGTCTGATACTGCCATTGCAG GGTCACTGCCTGTTGTTCCACAACTTGTGACAGGAACTTTACCAACCATGTTACCTGTTGCAACCCATCAG ATTGGATCAATTGCACTTATGCCAGCACAAGCGGTGACTCAACAG GCAACAAGGCATGCACGCCGTGTATATGTTGGAGGCCTACCTCCCATGGCAAATGAGCAG ACAATTGCTACATTTTTTAGCCATGTAATGTCTGCCATAGGAGGAAATGCTGCAGGTCCAG GTGATGCTGTTGTCAATGTATACATAAATCACGAAAAGAAATTTGCTTTTGTGGAGATGAGATCAGTAGAAGAAGCAAGTAATGCGATGGCATTAGATGGGATAATTTTTGAG GGAGTTCCAGTGAAAGTTCGAAGGCCTACAGACTATAATCCTTCCTTGGCTGCAACACTTGGACCCAGTCAACCCAGTCCGCATCTTAACTTAGCTGCTGTTGGTCTTTTACCCAG TGCAATTGGCGGATCGGAGGGACCCGATCGTGTCTTTGTGGGTGGGCTGCCATACTATTTCACAGATGCACAAATAAGGGAGCTCCTAGAATCGTTTGG ACCCCTGCGTGGATTTGATCTTGTAAAAGATAGAGACACAGGAAACTCAAAAGGTTATGGTTTTTGTGTCTATCAG GATCCATCAGTGACTGACATTGCATGTGCTGCACTTAATGGCCTCAAAATGGGTGAAAAGACACTAACAGTCCGACGTGCCACTGCCAG CATGggacagatgaaaccagagcaggAGTTGATCTTACAGCAGGCACATGAACACATAGCTATTCAG AAACTAGCTTTGCAAAGTGGTGGTGCCTCGCATTTTCAGGGGTTTGCTTTGAATGCCATCATATCTGCAGAACCGCCAACCAAAGTTGTATGCTTAACAGAG GTTGTTTCTGTGGATGAACTGAGAGATGAGGAGGTGTACAAAGAAATACTAGAGGACATGAGAGAAGAAAGTGAGAAGTTTG GTTCTTTGATAAATCTTGTCATACCTCGCCCTGGTCCAACTGGAGAAGCGATTTCTGGAGTCGGAAAG gTCTTTTTGGAGTATGCAAATGTCACGGACTCGGCTAGAGCTAAAGTTTCCCTCCATGGTAGAAGGTTTGGGGAAAATGTTGTCAGTGCTACGTATTATTCCGAAGAAAAATTCGCCACAGGAGATTACGACGCAATGGTTGTGGCTTGA
- the LOC135594457 gene encoding splicing factor U2af large subunit B-like isoform X1: protein MSASDRRRESRSGGGGRDRIAFEERESHRERNSHGSIREKLKMSERSRDRENEGSRDKERDWDREKERDSSRLGRKERGQDREKERNRDRRRDYERGRSTNDERGRDKFDEWDRFHNRDNDRRQKYDIEKEKRQKHRSRSRSKDRFSKRTKSRSPSPSKSKRTSGFDMAPLGVSDTAIAGSLPVVPQLVTGTLPTMLPVATHQIGSIALMPAQAVTQQATRHARRVYVGGLPPMANEQTIATFFSHVMSAIGGNAAGPGDAVVNVYINHEKKFAFVEMRSVEEASNAMALDGIIFEGVPVKVRRPTDYNPSLAATLGPSQPSPHLNLAAVGLLPSAIGGSEGPDRVFVGGLPYYFTDAQIRELLESFGPLRGFDLVKDRDTGNSKGYGFCVYQDPSVTDIACAALNGLKMGEKTLTVRRATASMGQMKPEQELILQQAHEHIAIQKLALQSGGASHFQGFALNAIISAEPPTKVVCLTEVVSVDELRDEEVYKEILEDMREESEKFGSLINLVIPRPGPTGEAISGVGKVFLEYANVTDSARAKVSLHGRRFGENVVSATYYSEEKFATGDYDAMVVA, encoded by the exons ATGTCCGCCTCTGATCGCCGCCGCGAGAGCAGGTCCGGAGGTGGAGGACGCGATCGGATCGCCTTCGAGGAGAGAGAATCCCATCGCGAG CGCAATTCTCATGGATCAATACGGGAGAAGCTAAAGATGAGTGAGAGAAGTCGAGATAGGGAAAATGAAGGCAGTCGAGataaagagagagattgggaccgAGAGAAGGAAAGAGATAGTAGTCGACTTGGAAGAAAGGAGAGAGGTCAGGatcgagagaaagaaagaaatcggGATCGACGTAGGGACTATGAAAGAGGTAGAAGCACAAATGATGAGAGAGGAAGGGACAAATTTGATGAATGGGATCGCTTCCACAACCGTGATAATGATCG CAGGCAGAAATATGAtattgaaaaggagaaaagacaaAAACATAGGTCACGCTCACGTTCAAAGGATAGATTCAGCAAGAGGACTAAGTCTCGATCACCTTCTCCTTCTAAAAG TAAGCGTACAAGTGGTTTTGACATGGCTCCTCTTGGTGTGTCTGATACTGCCATTGCAG GGTCACTGCCTGTTGTTCCACAACTTGTGACAGGAACTTTACCAACCATGTTACCTGTTGCAACCCATCAG ATTGGATCAATTGCACTTATGCCAGCACAAGCGGTGACTCAACAG GCAACAAGGCATGCACGCCGTGTATATGTTGGAGGCCTACCTCCCATGGCAAATGAGCAG ACAATTGCTACATTTTTTAGCCATGTAATGTCTGCCATAGGAGGAAATGCTGCAGGTCCAG GTGATGCTGTTGTCAATGTATACATAAATCACGAAAAGAAATTTGCTTTTGTGGAGATGAGATCAGTAGAAGAAGCAAGTAATGCGATGGCATTAGATGGGATAATTTTTGAG GGAGTTCCAGTGAAAGTTCGAAGGCCTACAGACTATAATCCTTCCTTGGCTGCAACACTTGGACCCAGTCAACCCAGTCCGCATCTTAACTTAGCTGCTGTTGGTCTTTTACCCAG TGCAATTGGCGGATCGGAGGGACCCGATCGTGTCTTTGTGGGTGGGCTGCCATACTATTTCACAGATGCACAAATAAGGGAGCTCCTAGAATCGTTTGG ACCCCTGCGTGGATTTGATCTTGTAAAAGATAGAGACACAGGAAACTCAAAAGGTTATGGTTTTTGTGTCTATCAG GATCCATCAGTGACTGACATTGCATGTGCTGCACTTAATGGCCTCAAAATGGGTGAAAAGACACTAACAGTCCGACGTGCCACTGCCAG CATGggacagatgaaaccagagcaggAGTTGATCTTACAGCAGGCACATGAACACATAGCTATTCAG AAACTAGCTTTGCAAAGTGGTGGTGCCTCGCATTTTCAGGGGTTTGCTTTGAATGCCATCATATCTGCAGAACCGCCAACCAAAGTTGTATGCTTAACAGAG GTTGTTTCTGTGGATGAACTGAGAGATGAGGAGGTGTACAAAGAAATACTAGAGGACATGAGAGAAGAAAGTGAGAAGTTTG GTTCTTTGATAAATCTTGTCATACCTCGCCCTGGTCCAACTGGAGAAGCGATTTCTGGAGTCGGAAAG gTCTTTTTGGAGTATGCAAATGTCACGGACTCGGCTAGAGCTAAAGTTTCCCTCCATGGTAGAAGGTTTGGGGAAAATGTTGTCAGTGCTACGTATTATTCCGAAGAAAAATTCGCCACAGGAGATTACGACGCAATGGTTGTGGCTTGA
- the LOC135594457 gene encoding splicing factor U2af large subunit B-like isoform X3, with product MSERSRDRENEGSRDKERDWDREKERDSSRLGRKERGQDREKERNRDRRRDYERGRSTNDERGRDKFDEWDRFHNRDNDRRQKYDIEKEKRQKHRSRSRSKDRFSKRTKSRSPSPSKSKRTSGFDMAPLGVSDTAIAGSLPVVPQLVTGTLPTMLPVATHQIGSIALMPAQAVTQQATRHARRVYVGGLPPMANEQTIATFFSHVMSAIGGNAAGPGDAVVNVYINHEKKFAFVEMRSVEEASNAMALDGIIFEGVPVKVRRPTDYNPSLAATLGPSQPSPHLNLAAVGLLPSAIGGSEGPDRVFVGGLPYYFTDAQIRELLESFGPLRGFDLVKDRDTGNSKGYGFCVYQDPSVTDIACAALNGLKMGEKTLTVRRATASMGQMKPEQELILQQAHEHIAIQKLALQSGGASHFQGFALNAIISAEPPTKVVCLTEVVSVDELRDEEVYKEILEDMREESEKFGSLINLVIPRPGPTGEAISGVGKVFLEYANVTDSARAKVSLHGRRFGENVVSATYYSEEKFATGDYDAMVVA from the exons ATGAGTGAGAGAAGTCGAGATAGGGAAAATGAAGGCAGTCGAGataaagagagagattgggaccgAGAGAAGGAAAGAGATAGTAGTCGACTTGGAAGAAAGGAGAGAGGTCAGGatcgagagaaagaaagaaatcggGATCGACGTAGGGACTATGAAAGAGGTAGAAGCACAAATGATGAGAGAGGAAGGGACAAATTTGATGAATGGGATCGCTTCCACAACCGTGATAATGATCG CAGGCAGAAATATGAtattgaaaaggagaaaagacaaAAACATAGGTCACGCTCACGTTCAAAGGATAGATTCAGCAAGAGGACTAAGTCTCGATCACCTTCTCCTTCTAAAAG TAAGCGTACAAGTGGTTTTGACATGGCTCCTCTTGGTGTGTCTGATACTGCCATTGCAG GGTCACTGCCTGTTGTTCCACAACTTGTGACAGGAACTTTACCAACCATGTTACCTGTTGCAACCCATCAG ATTGGATCAATTGCACTTATGCCAGCACAAGCGGTGACTCAACAG GCAACAAGGCATGCACGCCGTGTATATGTTGGAGGCCTACCTCCCATGGCAAATGAGCAG ACAATTGCTACATTTTTTAGCCATGTAATGTCTGCCATAGGAGGAAATGCTGCAGGTCCAG GTGATGCTGTTGTCAATGTATACATAAATCACGAAAAGAAATTTGCTTTTGTGGAGATGAGATCAGTAGAAGAAGCAAGTAATGCGATGGCATTAGATGGGATAATTTTTGAG GGAGTTCCAGTGAAAGTTCGAAGGCCTACAGACTATAATCCTTCCTTGGCTGCAACACTTGGACCCAGTCAACCCAGTCCGCATCTTAACTTAGCTGCTGTTGGTCTTTTACCCAG TGCAATTGGCGGATCGGAGGGACCCGATCGTGTCTTTGTGGGTGGGCTGCCATACTATTTCACAGATGCACAAATAAGGGAGCTCCTAGAATCGTTTGG ACCCCTGCGTGGATTTGATCTTGTAAAAGATAGAGACACAGGAAACTCAAAAGGTTATGGTTTTTGTGTCTATCAG GATCCATCAGTGACTGACATTGCATGTGCTGCACTTAATGGCCTCAAAATGGGTGAAAAGACACTAACAGTCCGACGTGCCACTGCCAG CATGggacagatgaaaccagagcaggAGTTGATCTTACAGCAGGCACATGAACACATAGCTATTCAG AAACTAGCTTTGCAAAGTGGTGGTGCCTCGCATTTTCAGGGGTTTGCTTTGAATGCCATCATATCTGCAGAACCGCCAACCAAAGTTGTATGCTTAACAGAG GTTGTTTCTGTGGATGAACTGAGAGATGAGGAGGTGTACAAAGAAATACTAGAGGACATGAGAGAAGAAAGTGAGAAGTTTG GTTCTTTGATAAATCTTGTCATACCTCGCCCTGGTCCAACTGGAGAAGCGATTTCTGGAGTCGGAAAG gTCTTTTTGGAGTATGCAAATGTCACGGACTCGGCTAGAGCTAAAGTTTCCCTCCATGGTAGAAGGTTTGGGGAAAATGTTGTCAGTGCTACGTATTATTCCGAAGAAAAATTCGCCACAGGAGATTACGACGCAATGGTTGTGGCTTGA
- the LOC135594457 gene encoding splicing factor U2af large subunit B-like isoform X4 produces the protein MLSKGVPTVDFMLEGQIYVQGTNALSCGIGFNPELSHFGSLPVVPQLVTGTLPTMLPVATHQIGSIALMPAQAVTQQATRHARRVYVGGLPPMANEQTIATFFSHVMSAIGGNAAGPGDAVVNVYINHEKKFAFVEMRSVEEASNAMALDGIIFEGVPVKVRRPTDYNPSLAATLGPSQPSPHLNLAAVGLLPSAIGGSEGPDRVFVGGLPYYFTDAQIRELLESFGPLRGFDLVKDRDTGNSKGYGFCVYQDPSVTDIACAALNGLKMGEKTLTVRRATASMGQMKPEQELILQQAHEHIAIQKLALQSGGASHFQGFALNAIISAEPPTKVVCLTEVVSVDELRDEEVYKEILEDMREESEKFGSLINLVIPRPGPTGEAISGVGKVFLEYANVTDSARAKVSLHGRRFGENVVSATYYSEEKFATGDYDAMVVA, from the exons ATGCTATCAAAAGGCGTGCCTACAGTAGATTTTATGTTGGAGGGACAAATATATGTTCAAGGAACCAATGCACTGAGTTGTGGAATCGGCTTCAACCCGGAATTATCACACTTTG GGTCACTGCCTGTTGTTCCACAACTTGTGACAGGAACTTTACCAACCATGTTACCTGTTGCAACCCATCAG ATTGGATCAATTGCACTTATGCCAGCACAAGCGGTGACTCAACAG GCAACAAGGCATGCACGCCGTGTATATGTTGGAGGCCTACCTCCCATGGCAAATGAGCAG ACAATTGCTACATTTTTTAGCCATGTAATGTCTGCCATAGGAGGAAATGCTGCAGGTCCAG GTGATGCTGTTGTCAATGTATACATAAATCACGAAAAGAAATTTGCTTTTGTGGAGATGAGATCAGTAGAAGAAGCAAGTAATGCGATGGCATTAGATGGGATAATTTTTGAG GGAGTTCCAGTGAAAGTTCGAAGGCCTACAGACTATAATCCTTCCTTGGCTGCAACACTTGGACCCAGTCAACCCAGTCCGCATCTTAACTTAGCTGCTGTTGGTCTTTTACCCAG TGCAATTGGCGGATCGGAGGGACCCGATCGTGTCTTTGTGGGTGGGCTGCCATACTATTTCACAGATGCACAAATAAGGGAGCTCCTAGAATCGTTTGG ACCCCTGCGTGGATTTGATCTTGTAAAAGATAGAGACACAGGAAACTCAAAAGGTTATGGTTTTTGTGTCTATCAG GATCCATCAGTGACTGACATTGCATGTGCTGCACTTAATGGCCTCAAAATGGGTGAAAAGACACTAACAGTCCGACGTGCCACTGCCAG CATGggacagatgaaaccagagcaggAGTTGATCTTACAGCAGGCACATGAACACATAGCTATTCAG AAACTAGCTTTGCAAAGTGGTGGTGCCTCGCATTTTCAGGGGTTTGCTTTGAATGCCATCATATCTGCAGAACCGCCAACCAAAGTTGTATGCTTAACAGAG GTTGTTTCTGTGGATGAACTGAGAGATGAGGAGGTGTACAAAGAAATACTAGAGGACATGAGAGAAGAAAGTGAGAAGTTTG GTTCTTTGATAAATCTTGTCATACCTCGCCCTGGTCCAACTGGAGAAGCGATTTCTGGAGTCGGAAAG gTCTTTTTGGAGTATGCAAATGTCACGGACTCGGCTAGAGCTAAAGTTTCCCTCCATGGTAGAAGGTTTGGGGAAAATGTTGTCAGTGCTACGTATTATTCCGAAGAAAAATTCGCCACAGGAGATTACGACGCAATGGTTGTGGCTTGA